AACAAAAAGCAGCCCCTGGTTGCTTTGTTCTAAAGGTCAGGGTCTGGGCGCGCAGGGGCCACCCTGGGTTCTGCAGTGAGGCTCCTTGGCCTCTTCCCTGGCAGGTAggccttctcccccacctccgAGAGAGGGCACGCAGGGCCCTCCCATCGTTTCCAGTGTGCAGTGGCCCTGCCCTTCGCCCCCGTGTTCTCAAATTGTGTCCACGCACGCAGGCCACGGTGGCGGCCCGAGCAGAGCTGGGAGCCAGGCTGCCGTTGGAGGCCCTTCTGTTACCCTGGACAGCCGGGTGGGATGCTGGCCCAGGGGTGGGTGCTCACACCCTCCTCGCTGCTCCCTCGGTCCTGTGAGCGAGCTTTCCATTTGTGAAACCTTTCCTCCCGGCCTTTGGGCATTGACGACGGGTCACGATTGGCGGCTTTTACCGGTGCCGTGCTTATTCCTTTTCTGCGGTCATTCGCTCGATCCACACCGAGGCCCCTTTTCCCTGCCCTGAGCCGGGTGTCCCCCATTGGCCAGAGTGTGTGACCTGGGCCTGGCTGAGGAGATTGTGCTGTGGCTGGGTTCGGTGCAGTCTGGTAAGGAGTTCTATCACATTTGTCTATGAGAGAACGCTGTTCATCAGTTTCCGTTATGAGGGCTGTTTTCCCCAAATAAATGCTCTTCCGGTTTCCTCAAggactgcccctgcccctctgcagcCCCCAAGGGATCCCAGCTGAGGTGTGTTCCTGACTGGTGGCTGGTGGCCTGCTGGGGGGGGGTGTCctgactctgtgtctcttctccagCAGAGACACCAGGCCCCTAAATGAAGCCTCTCGCTGCTTACCCAGCACTGCTGGGCCACGAGCATCGGGGGCAGGGACTGGCCTGCTTGCTCACTGTCCTCCCAGCCTCTGGAGCCTGACCCCgaccctcttctctgcctccctcttcctagGTGACGCTGGCCAAGATGAGGGTGCACGTTTCCTCCTGCATGAAGGTCCAGGAGCAAATGGCCAACTGCCCCAAATTCGTCCCCGTGGTGCCCACATCCCAGCCCATCCCCAGGTAAGCACCCTGCTCCAAGTGCTCGGAGCCCCTGTCCCTTGTGGGGGCAGCTCCCGGCCCATGTTGCTGTCCCTTGAGGAGGTAGAAGAGGCTGTTGTGTCCCCTCTGTGGAGGGGCCACGCAGGCTCACAAATCACCTCCCAGCAGGGGAATGCCGTCCCCAGAAAGGCCAGGGTTGGACAGATGCCCTCCCAGGGGCATAGCCACATTGAGCGAAGGGAGGGGACCCAgagtctggggaggggggtgccggGTGAGGTGcccaggggtgggcagggcccaggagggcagtgggagtggcccccactcacctccccccaccgccccagcgCCGTCCCCAACAGGTCCACCTTCACTTGCCCCTACTGTGGCGCCCGAAACCTGGACCAGCAGGAGCTGCTGAAGCACTGTGTGGACAACCATCGCAGCGACCCCAACCGCGTGGTGGGTGgaaccccgcccccgcccggacCCAGGGAGGGGGCTGCTCCCGCCCGAGCGCTGCCTCAGTAGGGCCCTCTGTTCCAGGTGTGCCCCATCTGCTCGGCCATGCCCTGGGGGGACCCCAGCTACAAGAGCGCCAACTTCCTGCAGCACCTGCTACACCGGCACAAGTTCTCCTACGACACCTTTGTGGTAGGTGCCCAGCCCAGCTCTTGGCCCCTGCCCGCGGCCCCGCCCCATTCCAACCCAGCCCCGCCCCTGGCCCCTGCccgcaggccccccccccccccccaattctcaCCCAGCTCCGCCCCTAGCCCGCGACCCCGCCCCATCCTCACCCAGCCTCGCCCTGGCCCCTGCCCGCGGCCCCGCCCCATTctcgccctgccccgcccctggcCCCCTGCCTGCATTCTTACCCAGTTCGCCGTGCCCCTGCCTGAGGCAGCAGCTTGGAGGAAGCTGGGCGCGACTTCTGGGGGCGGGGGCCACCTATGGCGGTGTGACCCCTGGAGGGCCTGGGGGCTCGAGCTGCACTGAGCAGTCCCACCAGGGCCTCCTTTTGTTCTGCTTGgtcaccccgccccccactgggCCCATCAGCCCTCTTCTCAGGCTTTGCATGGTGGTGGCCTGGGGACCAAGAGTGCCTGTGGGAGGGGACAGGCTTCCCTCCTGGTGCCTGGAGAAGAGCTGCCGGGGGtcttgtccctccctctcccacctgtgGCATTTCAGAAACCTTgtcccattccccaccccaccccccccccccaccaaccatGCGGCCTGCAGACCCTCCAGCACCCCAGCCGTTGGGGCTACTTGCTCTCAGCCCTGTCGCGCCGTCCTAATTGCCAGGGGCCCCAGACATGCCCTGCCCCTCTGCTCAGTTCAGAACCCTGGTACCTGTGTCTGAGGAGGAGGAGCTCACACCTCCCACAGACCCGCCTGCGCCCAGCGTCCCAGCCAGGTGTCCGAGTCAGGTGTCCCTGTAAAGAACGTTGGGAAGCCAGATGTGGGTCCCATGCTGGACAATACTTTGACATCCCTCGGGGCTGTCAGTAGAGTGACTCCGCGACTCTGGATGCGGCTGTCCCGTCTGGGGCCCCGAGAGGCCACTGCTGCACCCCCGTCTTCACTTCCTGTCTTGCAGGACTACAGCATCGATGAGGAAGCGGCCTTCCAGGCGGCCCTGGCCCTGTCTCTCTCCGAGAACTGAAGGCACAGCCCAGCCCCGGGACCTGAGCCCTCCCGCCTCGGGGGGACGGGGCGTGCGGTCTCCCTGAGGCCCAGCGCCTGCCTGGGAGTGGGAGTGCGCCTCGGGGACCAGGCGGGGCCTCCGTTGTCGTCGCAGGAGGGGCGGCCCCCCGAGCCCGCCGGGCCGCGTCCTCACGGGGCGGCCACCAGTGCTCCTGGCCGGGCATTGCTGGTTTCTTCGGTGCTTCGAGCTGAGCAGGTGGCCCTGGTAGGGCCGGCTCGTTGGGCCTGGGAGCAGTcgactgtctgtctgtctgtctcaaagcCATGACGTCCTCCCCGTACGCACGGAGACCCGTCCTGCCCACGCTGCGTCCCGCAGGCCTGGCCGCTGCACGGGAAGCGCGGGAGGGGAGCCCTGGCCGGCATCTGGCAGCGCTTTCCCTTTGCGCGCACGGTACTGGCTTTTGTGATACCTGGAGATTCTGGCCTTTTTCTACGTCACCCAGTGTGAGAaccttttcacattttat
The Lynx canadensis isolate LIC74 chromosome E2, mLynCan4.pri.v2, whole genome shotgun sequence genome window above contains:
- the RNF166 gene encoding E3 ubiquitin-protein ligase RNF166, yielding MAMFRSLVASAQQRQPPGGPAGGDSGLEAQYSCPICLEVYHRPVAIGSCGHTFCGECLQPCLQVPSPLCPLCRLPFDPKKVDKAAHVEKQLSSYKAPCRGCNKKVTLAKMRVHVSSCMKVQEQMANCPKFVPVVPTSQPIPSAVPNRSTFTCPYCGARNLDQQELLKHCVDNHRSDPNRVVCPICSAMPWGDPSYKSANFLQHLLHRHKFSYDTFVDYSIDEEAAFQAALALSLSEN